In Chitinibacter sp. SCUT-21, a single genomic region encodes these proteins:
- a CDS encoding PaaI family thioesterase, with protein MNSLWLPVANPDFFAQVGPWFMALPHCKALGLELVAAERAKVTLKLPFKNELIGNPETRVLHGGVVTSLIDTASGVTLYTLLDAPEAAATLDLRIDYLRPAKPDLPLYCTAECYRLTDSVAFTRATAYQEDPDKPVAHSVATFARTAS; from the coding sequence ATGAATAGCTTGTGGTTACCCGTGGCAAACCCCGATTTTTTTGCGCAAGTCGGGCCGTGGTTCATGGCCTTGCCGCATTGTAAAGCGCTTGGGCTGGAGTTGGTAGCGGCCGAACGCGCAAAAGTCACACTGAAATTACCATTCAAAAATGAACTGATCGGCAACCCCGAAACGCGTGTTTTGCACGGCGGGGTGGTCACCTCGTTGATCGATACCGCATCCGGTGTCACGCTCTACACCCTGCTTGATGCGCCCGAAGCTGCCGCTACGCTCGATTTACGCATCGATTACCTACGCCCAGCCAAACCCGATTTGCCGCTGTATTGCACTGCAGAGTGCTATCGCCTAACTGATTCGGTGGCATTTACTCGCGCCACGGCTTATCAAGAAGACCCTGATAAGCCGGTTGCCCATTCGGTGGCAACTTTTGCCCGAACTGCTAGCTAA
- a CDS encoding PaaI family thioesterase, protein MEKPISALCEGISSHAMLEKALQAIPYAKMLGVQVREQSGEPLFYLPFAEQNIGNVLLPAIHGGVIGGFLENAAVLHLMWARESAGIPRIVDFSIDYLRSARALDLYGRCEIVRQGKRVANVLMTAWQDDPTKPVAMARAHFLLS, encoded by the coding sequence ATGGAAAAACCGATCTCTGCTTTATGTGAAGGTATTTCATCACACGCTATGCTAGAAAAAGCATTGCAAGCAATACCCTATGCAAAAATGCTAGGTGTTCAAGTGCGGGAACAGTCCGGTGAACCCTTGTTTTACTTGCCTTTCGCTGAGCAAAACATCGGCAACGTTTTATTGCCGGCGATTCACGGCGGAGTCATTGGCGGCTTTTTAGAAAACGCGGCGGTGCTGCATTTGATGTGGGCGCGCGAATCGGCTGGCATTCCGCGCATTGTGGATTTCTCGATTGATTATTTACGCTCTGCGCGAGCGCTCGATTTATACGGGCGCTGCGAAATAGTGCGCCAAGGCAAGCGCGTCGCTAATGTGTTGATGACAGCTTGGCAAGACGACCCAACAAAACCAGTCGCAATGGCACGAGCGCACTTCCTTTTAAGTTAG
- the serC gene encoding 3-phosphoserine/phosphohydroxythreonine transaminase, whose product MTQVFNFSSGPAVLPAEVLRQVQAELLDWHGSGMSVMEMSHRGPEFGQILAEAEADLRTLLAIPENYKVLFLQGGAHLQFAMLPFNFASADSTVDFVNTGHWSKVAIKEVSRYAKVNIAASSEDKNFSYVPDEAYWKRTKDAAFLHYCSNETIGGVEFNFIPKSNGVPLICDMSSNILSRPVDVSQFGMIYAGAQKNMGPSGVAVSIVREDLLGKARSDTPTMLNYKTFADNGSMYNTPPSFGIYVAGLVYKHVLAQGGLAVMEQKNIEKANIVYAAIDASNGFYNCPTALADRSRMNIPFTLADSQLDAKFLAGAEARHLLQLKGHRSVGGMRASIYNAMPIEGCQALADYMNEFAKQHG is encoded by the coding sequence ATGACTCAAGTGTTTAATTTTTCCTCTGGACCTGCGGTGTTGCCGGCTGAAGTATTGCGTCAAGTGCAAGCAGAATTGCTCGATTGGCACGGCTCTGGCATGAGTGTGATGGAAATGAGCCATCGTGGCCCTGAGTTTGGCCAAATTTTGGCTGAGGCTGAAGCTGATCTGCGCACTTTGCTCGCGATTCCTGAGAACTACAAAGTGTTATTCCTGCAAGGCGGCGCGCATTTGCAATTTGCGATGCTGCCATTCAATTTCGCTAGCGCCGATAGCACGGTGGATTTTGTAAATACCGGGCATTGGTCCAAAGTGGCGATTAAAGAAGTCAGCCGCTACGCCAAAGTGAATATCGCGGCGAGCAGCGAAGATAAAAATTTCAGCTACGTGCCCGATGAAGCGTATTGGAAACGCACCAAAGACGCAGCGTTTTTGCACTATTGCAGCAATGAAACCATCGGCGGCGTTGAATTTAACTTTATTCCAAAATCGAATGGCGTGCCGCTAATTTGCGATATGTCGTCCAATATTCTGTCGCGTCCAGTCGATGTGAGCCAGTTCGGCATGATTTACGCCGGCGCACAAAAAAACATGGGGCCATCGGGTGTGGCGGTGAGTATCGTGCGCGAGGACTTGCTGGGTAAGGCGCGCAGCGATACACCCACGATGTTGAACTACAAAACCTTTGCTGATAATGGCTCGATGTACAACACTCCACCGTCGTTTGGTATTTATGTGGCGGGCTTGGTGTACAAGCATGTTCTGGCGCAAGGCGGCTTGGCGGTGATGGAGCAAAAAAATATTGAAAAAGCCAATATCGTTTACGCCGCGATTGATGCGTCAAATGGCTTCTACAACTGCCCAACGGCTTTGGCCGATCGCTCCCGGATGAATATTCCATTTACTCTGGCCGACAGCCAATTGGATGCCAAATTCTTGGCTGGTGCTGAAGCGCGTCATTTATTGCAATTGAAAGGCCATCGCTCGGTCGGCGGTATGCGTGCGTCGATTTACAATGCAATGCCAATCGAAGGCTGCCAAGCGCTCGCTGACTATATGAACGAATTTGCCAAGCAACACGGCTAA
- the pheA gene encoding prephenate dehydratase, which yields MSDEQLNLLKQHRDAIDALDAQILQLINERAKHAHQIGVIKGSGVVYRPEREAQVLTRIKEINQGPLSGEAVARLFREIMSACLALEKPLMIAYLGPEGTFTQAAAIKHFGHAANTLPCASIDEVFRVVEAGSADYAVAPVENSTEGAVGRTLDLMVGSSLNICGEVVLRIHHHLLRASEGLEGISRVYSHAQSLAQCHEWLNKNLPAHVERISVSSNAEAARMVSLDPSSAAIAGDAAAEKYNLLKLAQNIEDEPNNTTRFLVLGKQSSARSGKDKTSLVISAPNRAGALHSVAEPLARNGVSMTKFESRPSRTGLWEYVFFADVEAYIDDENMQTALAELQKVAAFVKVLGSYPQAVI from the coding sequence ATGTCTGACGAGCAACTCAATTTACTAAAGCAACACCGTGATGCAATTGACGCGCTCGACGCGCAAATTTTGCAGCTGATTAACGAGCGCGCCAAACACGCACATCAGATCGGCGTGATCAAAGGCAGCGGCGTTGTGTATCGCCCAGAGCGCGAAGCGCAAGTGCTAACGCGGATTAAAGAAATCAACCAAGGCCCACTGTCGGGCGAGGCCGTTGCGCGTTTGTTCCGCGAAATAATGTCGGCGTGCTTGGCGCTCGAAAAACCGCTGATGATTGCGTATTTGGGGCCAGAAGGCACGTTTACGCAAGCGGCGGCGATTAAGCATTTCGGCCACGCAGCGAACACCTTGCCGTGCGCGTCGATTGACGAAGTATTCCGCGTCGTTGAAGCGGGTAGTGCAGATTACGCGGTTGCGCCGGTAGAAAACTCGACCGAAGGCGCTGTCGGCCGCACGCTCGATTTAATGGTCGGCAGCTCGTTGAATATTTGCGGCGAAGTGGTGCTGCGTATTCATCACCATTTGCTGCGTGCCAGCGAAGGCTTGGAAGGCATCAGCCGTGTGTATTCCCACGCGCAAAGCTTGGCGCAGTGCCACGAATGGTTGAATAAAAACCTGCCTGCGCACGTTGAGCGTATTTCGGTGTCGAGCAATGCCGAAGCTGCGCGGATGGTCAGCCTCGATCCAAGCAGCGCAGCGATTGCCGGCGATGCGGCAGCGGAAAAATATAATCTATTGAAACTGGCGCAAAATATTGAAGACGAGCCCAACAATACGACGCGTTTCTTGGTACTCGGCAAACAATCCTCTGCGCGCTCGGGCAAAGATAAAACATCTTTGGTCATTTCTGCGCCAAATCGCGCCGGCGCGCTGCATTCGGTGGCGGAGCCATTGGCGCGCAATGGTGTTTCGATGACCAAGTTTGAATCGCGCCCAAGCCGCACCGGTTTATGGGAATACGTGTTTTTTGCCGATGTGGAAGCGTATATCGACGATGAGAACATGCAAACTGCACTGGCGGAGTTGCAAAAAGTAGCGGCGTTTGTAAAGGTACTCGGCTCGTATCCTCAAGCTGTCATCTAG
- a CDS encoding TIGR00730 family Rossman fold protein, protein MKAVTVFCGARFGAREIYREAAQSLGKEIALRGMTLVYGGGHVGLMGAVAEAALQAGGEVIGVIPEFMVERELGYGACTKLEVVDSMHTRKARMAELTDGFIAMPGGFGTFDELFEILTWAQIGLHAKPIGLLNVNDYFVPLRAMVAHAVREGFVGDRDAARLMMANDSQTLLDILQAEPSQSAGEWWKT, encoded by the coding sequence ATGAAAGCCGTTACCGTATTTTGTGGTGCCCGTTTTGGGGCGCGTGAAATTTATCGTGAAGCTGCGCAAAGCTTAGGCAAAGAAATCGCCCTGCGCGGCATGACCTTGGTGTATGGCGGTGGTCATGTGGGTTTGATGGGGGCGGTGGCGGAAGCTGCGCTGCAAGCCGGCGGTGAAGTGATCGGCGTGATTCCAGAGTTTATGGTCGAGCGCGAGCTGGGTTACGGCGCATGCACTAAGCTGGAAGTAGTCGATTCAATGCACACGCGCAAAGCGCGCATGGCCGAGTTGACCGATGGCTTTATCGCCATGCCTGGTGGTTTTGGCACTTTTGACGAATTGTTTGAAATTTTAACGTGGGCGCAAATTGGTTTGCACGCTAAACCAATTGGCCTACTGAATGTAAACGACTATTTTGTGCCCTTGCGTGCGATGGTAGCACATGCCGTCAGGGAAGGATTTGTTGGTGACCGTGACGCGGCGCGCTTGATGATGGCCAATGATAGTCAAACCCTACTCGATATCTTGCAGGCTGAACCCAGCCAAAGCGCAGGTGAATGGTGGAAAACTTAG
- a CDS encoding GNAT family N-acetyltransferase — protein MVENLGLASPSDAKRAAELIYQSDAPFYDYWFALPREMTLMNLARLWHEPNGSYSYRNAQVLRNANEEIIALVFHYPAGYGAQLQIDDSIELHTLALDLDILRSRQRDLDFLFPHVPNDAWYLRTIAVHEEHRSQGLGARMLSQVIFTARQAGFDQLHVDVDSGNPRAVQFYLRHGFEVLVESKVKSLTKFSLPASLRLVKTL, from the coding sequence ATGGTGGAAAACTTAGGTTTAGCGAGTCCGAGCGACGCGAAAAGGGCGGCGGAGCTGATTTATCAGTCCGACGCCCCTTTTTACGATTATTGGTTTGCCCTGCCACGCGAAATGACGCTAATGAATTTAGCGCGTCTGTGGCACGAACCCAATGGCAGCTACAGCTACCGCAATGCGCAAGTGCTGCGCAATGCTAACGAAGAAATCATCGCCTTGGTTTTTCATTACCCTGCGGGGTATGGGGCACAACTTCAGATTGACGATAGCATAGAGCTACATACCCTGGCGCTTGATTTGGATATTCTGCGCTCACGGCAGCGTGATCTGGATTTTCTGTTTCCGCATGTGCCCAATGATGCGTGGTATTTGCGCACGATTGCCGTGCATGAAGAACACCGCAGCCAAGGCCTTGGCGCGCGCATGCTCAGCCAAGTGATTTTCACTGCCCGCCAAGCGGGTTTTGATCAACTGCACGTCGATGTCGATAGTGGCAATCCGCGTGCGGTGCAGTTTTATTTGCGCCACGGCTTTGAAGTCTTGGTTGAATCCAAAGTGAAATCACTGACCAAATTTTCATTACCAGCCAGTTTGCGCTTGGTAAAAACACTGTAA
- the hisC gene encoding histidinol-phosphate transaminase, giving the protein MSHVALSSLAPDYIRAIAPYQPGKPVSELAREMGLDAEKIVKLASNENPLGMGPKARAAVEKELAELARYPDGNGFELKAKIAEKFSVNLDQIVLGNGSNDILELIAHAFLKQGDSAVFSEYAFAVYPLATQAVGATNICVKAVDYGHDLDAMRAAIRPDTKVVWIANPNNPTGTLARPGDLIEFLELCPKNVLVVLDEAYTEFLPREKRSDSIGWLKQFPNLIVVRTFSKAYGLAGLRVGFALANPEVADILNRIRQPFNVNSLAQAAAVAALDDLEFLKQSVEVNAAGMKQITEALQELGLSFIESYGNFVTFHCGDAAMLNQFMLERGVIVRPLAGYKMPNSLRVSIGLPEENARFIEVLREAMEG; this is encoded by the coding sequence ATGTCCCACGTAGCCCTTTCTTCACTCGCTCCTGACTATATCCGCGCGATTGCGCCGTACCAGCCTGGTAAACCTGTTTCTGAACTCGCGCGTGAAATGGGTTTGGATGCCGAAAAAATTGTCAAACTGGCATCGAACGAAAACCCGCTTGGCATGGGGCCAAAAGCGCGGGCCGCGGTGGAAAAAGAGCTGGCCGAATTGGCGCGTTATCCCGATGGCAATGGTTTTGAGCTGAAAGCCAAAATTGCTGAGAAATTTAGCGTCAATCTCGATCAAATCGTGCTGGGCAATGGCTCGAACGATATTTTGGAACTGATCGCGCACGCATTTTTAAAGCAAGGCGATTCGGCGGTGTTTTCCGAATATGCCTTTGCCGTTTATCCGCTGGCGACGCAAGCCGTTGGTGCCACGAATATCTGCGTCAAAGCCGTTGATTACGGCCACGATTTAGACGCGATGCGCGCCGCGATTCGCCCTGATACTAAAGTGGTGTGGATCGCCAATCCCAACAATCCCACTGGCACGTTGGCACGCCCGGGCGATTTAATCGAATTTTTAGAACTGTGCCCGAAAAACGTGCTGGTGGTTCTGGATGAAGCCTACACCGAATTCTTGCCGCGCGAAAAACGTAGCGATTCAATCGGCTGGTTGAAACAATTTCCAAATCTGATCGTGGTACGCACTTTTAGTAAAGCCTATGGATTGGCCGGTCTGCGCGTGGGTTTTGCGCTGGCAAACCCCGAAGTTGCCGACATCTTGAATCGTATTCGTCAGCCATTTAATGTGAACAGCCTCGCGCAAGCGGCGGCTGTGGCGGCGCTCGATGATCTGGAATTTTTAAAGCAATCGGTTGAAGTCAATGCCGCCGGTATGAAGCAAATTACCGAAGCGCTGCAAGAATTAGGTTTGAGCTTTATCGAAAGCTACGGCAATTTTGTCACCTTCCACTGTGGCGACGCAGCGATGCTGAACCAGTTTATGCTCGAGCGCGGCGTGATCGTTCGACCGCTGGCGGGATACAAAATGCCGAACAGCTTGCGCGTGTCGATCGGCTTGCCGGAAGAAAACGCACGCTTTATTGAAGTATTGCGTGAGGCGATGGAAGGCTAA
- a CDS encoding GNAT family N-acetyltransferase, protein MWSLAATVEADFEDLLAIRIAAMRESLERLGRFDPERARQRLRANFNPAATQKILVDNAVVGFYAINETELAYSLDHLYILPSWQGQGIGGAVLTQIKQTYRGKEIALCALRGSDANRFYQVHGFTQCSESEWDIEYVFDGYVPVV, encoded by the coding sequence ATGTGGTCTTTGGCGGCGACGGTTGAAGCGGATTTTGAGGATTTACTCGCGATTCGCATCGCCGCAATGCGTGAAAGTCTGGAGCGTTTAGGTCGCTTTGACCCCGAGCGCGCTCGGCAACGGCTACGCGCCAATTTTAATCCCGCCGCCACCCAAAAGATCCTCGTCGATAACGCCGTCGTTGGGTTTTACGCCATTAACGAAACCGAGCTGGCTTACTCATTAGATCATTTGTACATCTTGCCCAGCTGGCAAGGGCAGGGGATTGGTGGCGCGGTGCTCACGCAGATTAAGCAAACCTACAGAGGGAAAGAGATTGCCCTGTGTGCTTTGCGCGGCAGCGATGCCAATCGTTTTTATCAAGTACATGGTTTCACGCAATGTTCCGAGTCTGAATGGGATATTGAGTATGTTTTTGATGGGTATGTTCCTGTAGTTTAG
- a CDS encoding DUF3460 family protein, producing the protein MVDRNYVSEYTKFMDKFLQENPEVAKGQVEGRALLWDKEPINLDERARHEESRVNK; encoded by the coding sequence ATGGTTGATCGTAATTACGTTTCTGAATACACCAAATTCATGGACAAGTTCCTGCAAGAAAACCCAGAGGTAGCTAAAGGCCAAGTCGAAGGCCGTGCACTGCTGTGGGATAAAGAACCCATCAATCTGGACGAACGCGCTCGTCACGAAGAGTCTCGCGTCAATAAATAA